From Verrucomicrobia bacterium S94, the proteins below share one genomic window:
- a CDS encoding type II/IV secretion system protein — protein MTQLRLPPEVYQRTPKNDRSSAPALYFLSPFRKNQTQHPHLTHLGSIKRNIINCCFFQTPNGTFIDVMLTTTPRIYDLFAATGLFEKTKLQNTLNEARANGAPVCRFIIDNTGIKEEELLSKLAEAMQLPFQRLKEIEIEPGILEKLPTKAIFQYNIIPITEENGCLKVATSDPFIPGLADALRLAAETRIRLILSPSEDIETAAKKFYGVGAETLDRMMENGGLDFDDEEDLLKQDLSELDQEASVVKFVNQIIWEAYKDRATDIHIEPMETDLRIRYRIDGVLHETPMPPQLKRFQSSVISRIKVMSNMDIAEKRLPQDGRISVRIKGAEIDVRVSTMPTVYGESVSLRLLMRGGGLVTMADLGLNGHDSDMLKKMITRPHGILLVTGPTGSGKSTSLYAWLHTINSVDKRIMSAEDPIEYEMPGVNQVQMRPEIGLTFANTLRTFLRQDPDVIMVGEIRDKETAEIAIRAALTGHLVFSTIHTNDSASTVTRLLDMGIEPFLVASSVEGIVAQRLVRGLCNNCKAPKEYDEKFLKEHSFPIERLVNEGPIYEAVGCDECRGSGYKGRTGIFEILHVTDEIRPLIIAHASAADIKTKALDQGGMRTLREDGWDKVLAGITTIDEILRVTEDDEFEEV, from the coding sequence ATGACACAATTACGCCTCCCCCCGGAAGTTTATCAGAGAACCCCGAAAAATGACCGCTCCTCAGCTCCGGCGTTATATTTTCTTTCCCCCTTTCGTAAAAACCAAACACAACACCCTCACTTAACGCACCTCGGATCTATCAAGCGGAATATAATAAACTGTTGCTTTTTCCAAACCCCGAATGGCACATTCATAGATGTGATGCTTACTACAACCCCAAGAATCTACGACCTTTTCGCAGCCACAGGCCTGTTTGAAAAAACAAAACTTCAGAACACCCTGAATGAGGCCCGCGCTAATGGAGCACCGGTATGCCGGTTTATTATCGACAACACCGGAATCAAGGAAGAGGAACTCCTTTCCAAACTAGCCGAGGCGATGCAACTGCCCTTTCAGCGCCTCAAAGAGATAGAAATTGAACCCGGTATTCTGGAAAAACTGCCGACCAAAGCCATTTTCCAATACAACATCATTCCGATTACCGAAGAAAACGGATGCCTGAAGGTTGCGACCAGCGACCCCTTTATCCCCGGCCTGGCTGATGCACTTCGGCTGGCGGCTGAAACCCGGATTCGTCTGATTCTCAGCCCTTCGGAAGACATCGAAACTGCCGCCAAAAAATTCTACGGCGTCGGCGCCGAAACCCTTGACCGCATGATGGAAAACGGCGGTCTGGATTTTGACGACGAGGAGGATCTTCTAAAACAGGACCTGAGTGAGCTTGATCAGGAAGCTTCAGTTGTGAAATTTGTAAACCAGATTATCTGGGAAGCCTACAAAGACCGCGCAACTGACATTCATATTGAACCGATGGAAACAGACCTGCGCATTCGCTACCGCATTGACGGCGTCCTGCACGAAACGCCTATGCCCCCGCAGCTCAAACGTTTTCAGTCTTCGGTGATTTCGCGCATAAAAGTGATGTCTAACATGGATATTGCCGAAAAACGCCTCCCGCAGGACGGACGGATCAGTGTCCGCATCAAAGGGGCCGAAATTGATGTCCGGGTATCCACCATGCCTACCGTTTATGGAGAATCCGTCAGCCTTCGTCTTCTTATGCGGGGCGGCGGCCTTGTTACCATGGCCGATCTGGGACTGAACGGCCACGATTCCGATATGCTGAAAAAAATGATCACCCGCCCCCACGGCATCCTTTTGGTCACCGGCCCGACCGGCTCCGGAAAATCCACCTCCCTTTACGCCTGGCTTCACACCATCAACTCCGTCGATAAACGAATCATGTCCGCCGAGGATCCTATTGAATACGAAATGCCCGGCGTCAATCAGGTGCAGATGCGCCCTGAAATCGGGCTGACTTTCGCCAATACCCTGCGCACCTTTCTGCGTCAGGATCCGGACGTCATTATGGTCGGGGAAATCCGCGACAAAGAGACCGCCGAAATCGCCATTCGTGCGGCCCTGACCGGCCACCTGGTATTCAGCACCATTCATACAAACGACTCTGCCAGCACCGTCACCCGCCTGCTGGACATGGGCATCGAACCGTTTCTGGTCGCCTCCTCAGTGGAAGGCATTGTCGCACAGCGCCTGGTGCGCGGGCTATGCAACAACTGCAAGGCTCCCAAAGAATACGATGAAAAATTCCTGAAAGAACACAGCTTCCCAATTGAACGCCTAGTCAATGAAGGCCCGATCTACGAAGCCGTCGGCTGCGATGAATGCCGCGGCAGCGGTTACAAGGGCCGAACCGGCATTTTTGAAATTCTGCACGTCACCGATGAAATCCGCCCGCTGATCATTGCTCACGCGTCTGCCGCCGACATCAAAACCAAAGCCCTGGACCAGGGCGGCATGAGAACGCTGCGCGAAGACGGGTGGGATAAAGTACTCGCCGGCATCACAACGATCGACGAAATTCTCCGCGTTACGGAAGATGACGAGTTCGAGGAAGTTTAA
- the secE gene encoding preprotein translocase subunit SecE, with the protein MSKLNEGVGSLRTFLEEVKVELLKCTWPTKKELVGQSIVVIVSVIILGAFVGLCDLVNVNFLQFIIH; encoded by the coding sequence ATGAGTAAACTTAACGAAGGCGTCGGCAGTCTGCGGACTTTTCTTGAGGAAGTGAAGGTCGAGCTGCTTAAGTGCACATGGCCAACTAAAAAAGAACTGGTCGGTCAGTCTATTGTAGTGATCGTTTCGGTCATTATTCTCGGCGCATTTGTGGGTCTTTGTGACCTTGTCAATGTGAACTTCCTACAGTTCATCATCCATTAA
- the rpmG gene encoding 50S ribosomal protein L33: MPRDIITLACTECKERNYTGTRNKKLETQRREVKKYCARCRNHTLHRETK, encoded by the coding sequence ATGCCAAGAGATATTATTACTCTGGCCTGCACCGAGTGCAAAGAGCGCAACTACACCGGTACACGCAATAAGAAGCTGGAAACACAGCGTCGTGAAGTAAAAAAATACTGTGCACGCTGCCGTAATCACACACTTCACCGTGAAACCAAATAG
- a CDS encoding 50S ribosomal protein L7/L12: MAEFVDWVETISVLELSQLVKALEDRLGVTAAAPAAVAVAAPAGGGDEGGGAAEQTEFEVVLTAAGGSKIQVIKELRGITGLGLKEAKELVDGAPSSIKTGVSKEDAESMKEKLEGVGASIELK; the protein is encoded by the coding sequence ATGGCCGAGTTCGTTGACTGGGTTGAAACCATTTCCGTTCTGGAGCTTTCTCAGCTCGTAAAAGCGCTTGAAGATCGCCTGGGTGTTACCGCAGCTGCTCCGGCAGCCGTAGCAGTTGCAGCGCCGGCCGGTGGCGGAGACGAAGGCGGCGGTGCTGCTGAACAGACTGAATTTGAAGTTGTTCTGACTGCAGCCGGTGGATCCAAAATTCAGGTAATCAAAGAGCTCCGCGGTATCACCGGTCTGGGCCTGAAGGAAGCAAAAGAGCTGGTTGATGGTGCTCCGAGCAGCATCAAAACTGGTGTTTCCAAAGAAGACGCTGAGTCCATGAAAGAAAAACTCGAGGGTGTTGGAGCATCTATCGAGCTCAAGTAA
- a CDS encoding DNA polymerase IV, whose product MKPTTQTFLHVDMDAFFASVEQRDHPELRGKPVIVGAAADRRGVVAAASYEARRYGIHSAMPSRIAKQKCPHAVFVSSNMANYKAVSREIMQIFESYTPHVMPLSIDEAFLDVTGSQHLFGDGKTIAEKIRNDIKEQTQLTASVGVAPNMFLAKLASDMNKPDGLTVVPFEQDAIEKMLAPMPIGRMWGVGKVTQKKLLSLGISTIGDLQQFDIQRLEETLGRKAAYSFSRLCRGIDERQIGSETDEKSISNETTFRHDVIDREQIEATYKHLIDKVGARLRKAGFFATTIHLRLRWSDFSTITRQTRISIPANDDITLREVGMELLNKHLRHRPVRLIGFGTSGLTETDQPQTLQMNLFAPPTQPYTKSEAASAGLQTPSGKSTVPAASAGDQS is encoded by the coding sequence ATGAAACCGACCACCCAGACCTTTCTACACGTGGATATGGACGCCTTTTTCGCTTCCGTGGAACAGCGCGATCATCCGGAACTCCGCGGTAAACCCGTAATTGTCGGGGCCGCCGCCGACCGGCGCGGCGTTGTGGCCGCCGCCTCCTACGAAGCACGCAGGTACGGCATTCATTCCGCCATGCCCTCCCGTATCGCCAAACAGAAATGCCCGCATGCTGTTTTTGTTTCCAGCAACATGGCCAACTACAAAGCCGTCTCACGGGAAATCATGCAGATCTTCGAATCGTACACCCCCCACGTCATGCCCCTGTCGATCGATGAAGCTTTTCTCGATGTTACGGGCTCACAGCACCTTTTCGGCGACGGAAAAACGATTGCCGAAAAAATTCGCAACGACATTAAAGAACAAACACAGCTGACCGCCTCCGTCGGCGTCGCTCCGAATATGTTTCTCGCAAAACTGGCTTCCGATATGAATAAACCCGATGGCCTCACCGTGGTTCCGTTCGAACAGGACGCCATCGAAAAAATGCTCGCCCCCATGCCCATCGGCCGCATGTGGGGCGTCGGAAAAGTAACGCAGAAAAAGCTGCTTTCCCTCGGCATCTCCACCATCGGCGACCTGCAGCAATTCGATATTCAAAGGCTGGAAGAAACTCTCGGAAGAAAAGCCGCCTACAGTTTCTCCAGACTTTGCCGCGGAATCGACGAACGGCAAATCGGCTCGGAAACCGATGAAAAAAGCATTTCCAATGAAACCACATTCCGGCACGACGTCATTGACCGCGAACAGATTGAAGCAACCTATAAACACCTGATCGATAAAGTCGGCGCCCGGCTTCGTAAAGCCGGTTTTTTTGCCACTACCATTCATCTGCGGTTACGCTGGAGCGACTTCTCCACCATCACCCGACAGACCAGAATATCCATTCCGGCCAACGACGACATCACCCTGCGCGAAGTCGGCATGGAACTGCTCAACAAGCATCTGCGTCACCGTCCTGTCCGTCTCATCGGCTTCGGAACCAGCGGCCTCACCGAAACCGACCAGCCGCAGACCCTTCAGATGAATCTGTTCGCCCCCCCGACACAGCCGTACACGAAAAGCGAAGCCGCCTCAGCCGGGCTGCAGACGCCATCCGGGAAAAGTACGGTGCCGGCAGCCTCCGCCGGGGATCAGAGTTAG
- a CDS encoding 50S ribosomal protein L10, whose product MKPEEKGVRPEKVSEAAELDQRVAGALYMIIADYTGMDMPTTTALKNSLRERGASFNVVKKTMLSRAVDADISDLLQGQTAMIHGDGDVVEVAKIIKKFTAENEKPVVTGGFVEGKAVTAKDVVALAKLPSKDVLRAQLLGTLQAPCSQLVGVMNQKVSTLVYVLNAVKDKKEQEA is encoded by the coding sequence ATGAAACCTGAAGAAAAAGGCGTACGGCCGGAAAAAGTATCCGAAGCGGCTGAGTTAGATCAGCGCGTTGCCGGTGCTCTCTACATGATCATTGCCGATTATACCGGCATGGACATGCCCACGACAACGGCACTGAAGAATTCGCTGCGGGAACGCGGTGCCTCCTTCAATGTTGTAAAGAAAACCATGCTCAGTCGTGCTGTTGATGCGGATATCTCAGATCTGCTTCAGGGGCAGACCGCCATGATCCACGGCGATGGCGACGTGGTGGAAGTGGCCAAAATTATTAAGAAATTTACTGCGGAAAATGAAAAGCCGGTGGTAACCGGTGGATTCGTTGAAGGCAAAGCGGTAACTGCCAAAGACGTTGTAGCACTCGCAAAACTTCCTTCCAAGGATGTCCTGCGTGCACAGTTGCTCGGCACCCTGCAGGCACCTTGCAGTCAGCTGGTCGGTGTAATGAACCAGAAGGTTTCCACGCTGGTTTATGTGCTGAACGCGGTAAAAGACAAAAAAGAACAAGAAGCATAA
- the tuf gene encoding elongation factor Tu, translating into MAKDKFERTKPHVNVGTIGHVDHGKTTTTAAITCVQAAKGLAEYVAYDSVAKASESQGRRDSTKILTIATSHVEYESDNRHYAHVDCPGHADYVKNMITGAAQMDGAILVVEAPSGPMPQTREHILLARQVGVPKIVVFLNKCDLVDDEELIELVEMEIQELLAKYEFEEDSPIIRGSALGAINNPEGPEAQCIQELMDALDAWIPEPERVTDQDFLMPIEDVFSIEGRGTVVTGRVERGTIHTGDEIEIVGIRDTAKTTCTGVEMFRKILDEGQAGDNVGILLRGTKKEEVQRGQVLAKPGTINPHTKFKGEVYVLSKEEGGRHTPFFKGYRPQFYFRTTDVTGDIQLPEGVEMVMPGDNVTMDVTLITPIAMEQHMRFAIREGGRTVGAGRVIEIVE; encoded by the coding sequence ATGGCTAAGGATAAGTTCGAACGGACAAAGCCCCACGTGAATGTGGGCACGATTGGTCACGTTGACCATGGTAAAACAACTACTACCGCTGCAATTACCTGTGTACAGGCCGCTAAGGGTCTGGCTGAGTACGTCGCGTACGACAGCGTTGCAAAAGCTTCGGAATCCCAGGGTCGTCGTGACTCCACTAAGATTCTGACCATCGCGACTTCGCACGTTGAGTACGAATCCGATAATCGTCACTATGCCCACGTTGACTGCCCGGGCCATGCTGACTATGTTAAAAACATGATCACCGGTGCTGCACAGATGGATGGCGCAATTCTGGTGGTTGAAGCTCCGTCCGGTCCGATGCCGCAGACTCGTGAGCACATTCTCCTGGCTCGCCAGGTCGGTGTTCCGAAAATTGTTGTTTTCCTCAACAAATGTGACCTCGTTGATGACGAAGAGCTGATTGAGCTGGTTGAAATGGAAATCCAGGAACTCCTCGCTAAGTATGAGTTTGAAGAAGATTCTCCGATCATCCGCGGTTCTGCACTGGGTGCAATCAACAACCCGGAAGGTCCTGAAGCTCAATGCATCCAGGAGCTCATGGATGCACTCGACGCCTGGATTCCGGAACCGGAACGGGTTACCGATCAGGACTTCCTGATGCCGATCGAAGACGTATTCTCTATTGAAGGTCGTGGTACAGTGGTTACCGGTCGTGTTGAACGTGGTACTATTCATACCGGCGACGAAATCGAAATTGTCGGTATCAGAGATACGGCAAAAACCACCTGCACAGGTGTTGAAATGTTCCGTAAGATCCTTGATGAGGGTCAGGCTGGCGACAACGTGGGCATTCTGCTGCGTGGTACGAAAAAAGAAGAAGTACAGCGCGGTCAGGTTCTGGCAAAGCCGGGAACCATCAACCCGCACACCAAATTCAAGGGCGAAGTATACGTTCTTTCCAAAGAAGAAGGTGGACGTCATACTCCGTTTTTCAAGGGCTACCGTCCGCAGTTCTACTTCCGTACAACGGACGTAACCGGGGACATTCAGCTTCCGGAAGGCGTGGAAATGGTAATGCCTGGTGATAACGTCACTATGGACGTTACTCTCATCACCCCGATCGCGATGGAACAGCACATGCGCTTCGCAATTCGCGAAGGCGGCCGCACCGTTGGTGCCGGACGTGTTATCGAAATCGTTGAATAA
- a CDS encoding 50S ribosomal protein L1, which translates to MATHGKKYSAVAEKVLKEDYTMEGAISFLKENPTAKFDETLEFAFRMGVDPSKSDQAIRSTVALPHGTGKDVRVIVFATGDAAEAAREAGAAEVGFEDLIKKVQDGWTDFDAAVATPDAMKEVRKVARVLGPRGLMPNPKTGTVTDDTAAAVNQLKAGRVEFRMDRNGNIAVPFGKRSFEKSALLENAQAIVDAINGARPASAKGTYIKRVTISSTMGPGLRIALKEISA; encoded by the coding sequence ATGGCTACTCACGGAAAAAAATACAGTGCTGTGGCGGAAAAAGTTCTGAAGGAGGATTACACCATGGAAGGTGCAATTTCATTCCTGAAGGAGAATCCGACCGCAAAATTTGATGAAACATTGGAATTCGCGTTTCGGATGGGTGTTGACCCGTCCAAATCGGATCAGGCAATCCGTTCTACCGTTGCGTTGCCGCACGGAACGGGTAAGGATGTTCGTGTAATCGTTTTCGCAACCGGTGATGCTGCAGAAGCCGCACGTGAAGCGGGGGCCGCAGAAGTGGGTTTTGAAGACCTGATTAAAAAAGTTCAGGATGGATGGACCGATTTCGATGCCGCTGTTGCCACACCGGATGCCATGAAGGAAGTCCGTAAGGTTGCCCGTGTTTTGGGGCCTCGCGGCCTCATGCCGAATCCGAAGACCGGTACTGTTACGGATGACACCGCTGCGGCTGTTAATCAGCTGAAAGCCGGTCGTGTGGAGTTCCGTATGGACCGTAACGGTAACATTGCCGTTCCTTTCGGTAAGCGTTCTTTCGAGAAAAGCGCATTGCTGGAAAATGCACAGGCGATCGTTGATGCGATTAACGGAGCAAGACCGGCCAGCGCGAAAGGCACCTACATTAAACGTGTTACGATTTCCTCCACGATGGGACCGGGTCTGCGGATCGCCCTGAAGGAAATCTCCGCATAG
- a CDS encoding SDR family NAD(P)-dependent oxidoreductase: protein MTVKTIIITGANSGIGKAAAKHIAAAGHHVILACRNRAKAEQARRETGGKTIAAELNLASRSSIHQFTEWAHRELDQIDGLLNNAADFNLSKTDRELTPDGFERFWFTNHLAPVLLTDRLMDQIIASPQGRIINISSKGLLARPFQTVNLEDPMFGERHFTPTAAYYQSKMAQNIYTVWLAQQLTGTMATANCIRVSNVKIDISRYPNLPQWMKNLYTLKSQFSITPEKMAETYAAALLDPAFNNISGALIDHSGEPVPFPAYAKDPLCVERVMTLTYRQLGMAPSISFTAADDQSAPTGFH, encoded by the coding sequence ATGACCGTAAAAACCATTATTATCACCGGAGCCAATTCCGGCATCGGCAAAGCCGCCGCCAAACATATTGCTGCGGCCGGCCACCACGTGATTCTTGCCTGCAGAAACCGTGCAAAAGCCGAACAGGCCCGTCGCGAAACAGGAGGAAAAACCATTGCGGCCGAACTCAACCTGGCTTCCCGGAGCAGCATCCATCAATTCACAGAATGGGCTCACCGCGAACTCGACCAGATCGACGGACTGCTCAACAATGCCGCCGATTTTAATCTATCCAAAACCGACCGCGAACTGACCCCTGACGGTTTTGAGCGCTTCTGGTTCACCAACCACCTTGCACCGGTTCTGCTGACAGACCGCCTGATGGATCAAATCATTGCCAGTCCGCAGGGACGCATTATCAACATCTCCTCAAAAGGATTGCTCGCCCGTCCTTTCCAGACGGTGAATTTGGAAGACCCCATGTTCGGGGAGCGTCATTTCACCCCGACGGCAGCGTACTACCAGTCCAAAATGGCCCAGAACATCTACACTGTCTGGCTTGCGCAGCAGCTCACCGGAACCATGGCAACCGCCAACTGCATCCGCGTCTCCAATGTTAAAATCGACATCAGCCGCTATCCGAACCTGCCGCAGTGGATGAAAAATCTATATACCCTGAAATCACAGTTTTCCATCACCCCGGAAAAAATGGCGGAAACCTATGCGGCAGCCCTGCTCGACCCCGCCTTCAACAACATCTCCGGTGCCCTCATCGATCACTCCGGGGAACCGGTTCCGTTCCCGGCTTACGCAAAAGACCCGCTCTGCGTTGAGCGGGTCATGACTCTCACCTACCGACAGTTGGGCATGGCCCCCTCCATCAGCTTCACCGCCGCTGACGACCAATCGGCACCGACAGGGTTCCATTGA
- the nusG gene encoding transcription termination/antitermination protein NusG, which produces MPKQWFILHALSGHELKVQKNIASRVQQEEMEDLIGEVLIPSEKVSEVKQGRKTTVNRKFFPGYLLINISLYNDDKSVNAEAWTFIQNTPGVIGFLGGDRPPAMSDEEVNAIVNQIEEKKEVVAPKVMFEPGETVKVTDGPFTSSSGIIDEVDPERGVLKVLVSVFGREAPVELEYWQVERSAE; this is translated from the coding sequence ATGCCAAAACAATGGTTCATCCTACACGCGCTTTCCGGTCACGAGCTGAAAGTTCAGAAGAACATTGCCAGCCGCGTGCAGCAGGAGGAGATGGAAGATCTTATCGGAGAGGTTCTGATCCCCTCTGAAAAGGTCTCGGAAGTTAAACAAGGCAGAAAGACAACGGTTAACCGCAAGTTTTTCCCGGGGTACCTGCTGATTAATATCAGCCTGTACAACGATGATAAGTCGGTTAATGCAGAAGCCTGGACGTTCATTCAGAACACCCCGGGTGTAATCGGTTTCCTAGGCGGAGACAGACCGCCGGCGATGAGTGACGAAGAGGTGAATGCCATCGTCAATCAGATCGAAGAGAAGAAGGAAGTTGTTGCACCTAAGGTGATGTTCGAGCCGGGCGAGACCGTTAAAGTTACCGACGGACCCTTTACCAGTTCCAGCGGTATAATCGATGAAGTCGATCCTGAACGCGGTGTCCTGAAAGTGCTTGTTTCTGTCTTCGGTCGTGAAGCGCCGGTTGAGCTGGAATACTGGCAGGTTGAGCGTTCGGCCGAATAG
- the rplK gene encoding 50S ribosomal protein L11 — MAKEITGYIKLQIPAGGANPAPPVGPALGQHGVNIMEFCKAYNAATQDKAGMVIPVVITVYNDRSFSFETKSPPAAVLLKKAAGLAKGSGVPNRDKVGKVTRAQIEEIVETKKDDLNANDMEAAVRIIEGTARSMGIEVEG; from the coding sequence ATGGCTAAGGAAATCACAGGGTATATTAAATTGCAGATCCCGGCAGGGGGAGCAAACCCTGCACCGCCGGTAGGTCCCGCCCTGGGTCAGCACGGCGTAAACATTATGGAATTCTGCAAGGCATACAATGCCGCCACGCAGGATAAAGCTGGAATGGTTATTCCGGTGGTCATCACCGTATATAACGATCGCAGCTTCTCATTTGAAACCAAGAGCCCTCCGGCCGCGGTTCTTCTGAAGAAAGCAGCCGGCCTGGCTAAAGGTTCCGGTGTTCCTAACCGCGATAAAGTAGGCAAAGTAACCCGCGCCCAGATCGAGGAGATTGTTGAGACCAAGAAAGATGATCTCAACGCCAATGACATGGAAGCCGCCGTTCGCATTATTGAAGGCACTGCGCGCAGTATGGGAATCGAGGTGGAAGGATAA